In Erwinia pyrifoliae DSM 12163, the genomic window CCCGACAGATGACTCGGTGAGAAAGGTCATTTATCTGGCGATCAAGGATGCGTCAAAAAAATGGAATATGCCGATCCAGAACTGGCGGCTGGCAATGAGCCGTTTTATTATCGAGTTCGGTGANCGCCTGAGCGATCACCTTTAATACGGTGGCAGTTACACAGAATTATTTACAGGGTCCTTCATGCAGTTCATCTATTATTTGCCATTGCCTGCCTTGCTCCTTCCATTGTTCTCTTTACGTCTCCCAACGTTTTCTCCCTTCTTCATTTTCTTCGTCACGCTTACGTTGCTCAGCAGTTAGGGTCAGAATGGACGCCAAGACAGTTAGAATAGCTGCACCACAATCGTGGGTTATGCTGGGTAATGTAACTGGCTCCTGCATCTTATGTTCCAGCTTGGATTCGTCCTGGATAATGTTGCGGCGTTTGCTGGCGAATCGGGAAAAAGTACTGCTCAGGTCATCCGTTTTAAATTCATCCTCACTCTTAGTAGCAGCTTTTTACCCATCGATTGCAAAACCTCGTTATCAATGCCCCGTAAGCTGGGCGTAGGGTAAAAATAGATACTCATGACATCAGGTGACTAAATTTCACTGATACTGGTAAATTTGTGAACACCTGCCAGATATGGCCTGAACAGCGCCAACTTGTACCCGTTCCTGACCACGCCCTACTATTTTGGGTAAATATCATGGCAGGCATGAATTCATATCATCAGTGGCAGCCAGATACATCGACAATTCTGTCAGAATGACCACTCAACTCAGGGAAAGATGATGATCCCACATGAAACAGGCGGTGCAGTCATGCGGGATCACTGAATAGCAAAATACGGATACTAGAGAGTCAGCGTAAGGGGTGCCGAAATTAGGAACGCTGCAAACTGGCATTGGTGCCTGATAACGAAAAGCTGAACATGGCTTTAGACCCTGTAAATAATTCTGTGTAACTGCCACCGTATTAAAGGTGATCGCTCAGGCGNTCACCGAACTCGATAATAAAACGGCTCATTGCCAGCCGCCAGTTCTGGATCGGCATATTCCATTTTTTTGACGCATCCTTGATCGCCAGATAAATGACCTTTCTCACCGAGTCATCTGTCGGGAACACCTTTCGCTTTTTGATGGCTGCGCGGATCACGCTGTTCAGTGATTCGATGGCGTTCGTGGTGTAGATAGCCTTACGGATATCGGGCGGATAGCCGAAGAACGTATTAAGATTTTCCCAGTGTGTGCGCCAGCTCTTACTGATTTGCGGGTATTTCTCGTCCCAGATGCCTGCAAACTTATCCAGCGCCATCAGCGCCGCCTCTTCTGTCGGAGCCTGATACACCTTTTTCAGCCCGCCGGTGACGGCNTTGTAGTCCTTCCACGACACGTATTTCAGGCTGTTGCGCACCATATGAATAATACACAGCTGGATATGCGTCTGAGGATAAACGCTGTTTATCGCATCCGGGAAGCCCTTCAGTCCGTCCACACAGGCAATCAGGATGTCCTGAAGGCCCCGNTTTTTAAGCTCTGTCAGCACGCTGAGCCAGAACTTCGCGCCTTCGTTTTCTGCCAGCCACATGCCCAACAGCTCTTTCTGGCCTTCGGTATTAATGCCCAGAGCGAGGAAGACGGCCTTGTTAATCACGCTGCCATCGTGACGAACTTTCACCACGATACAGTCAAGATAAACAAATGGGATAAAGTGCATCCAACGGGCGGTTCTGCCATTCAGCAACCTGCTCTTTAACGGCATCCGTGACTTTTGAAATCAGCGTGGGCGACACGTCCGCATCGTACATTTCCCTGAACGTGGCGACGATGTCTCGGGTCGTCATGCCTTTGGCGTACAGGGACAAAATCTGGCTGTCCATCTGCGTGATACGCGTCTGGTTTTTCTTTATCAGCAGAGGTTCAAAGGTGTTTTCACGGTCACGCGGTGTGCTGAGTTCAATCTCGCCGTCATCGCACAGCAGAGTTTTTGACGAATAGCCGTTGCGGGTATTGGAGCCTGCTTTTGGGGCGTTTTTCTCGTGCCCGAGGTGGTCAGTCAGCTCAGCATTGAGTGCTGTTTCAACGGTAAGCTTCGTCAGCATGCGGGAAAACGCATTGAGNTCGGCTTCGGTTTTAAGGCCTTTAGCCAGTTCAGCCGCAAGGGCCTTGAGTTTCTTTTCGTCCATAATGTGCCTGTCTCCGTTGTTGGAATGAACATATCAAAAACAGGCAGATACACAATTTAAATTACANGCTCTGGCTTTACGTTAAATTTCGGCTTCCCTTGAAAAAAATTAACTCAGCTCAATTCAATAGATGGTTGCAATCTATTTCTGTTTCTTTACATTTCTCCCATTTATACTCTTCTCTGTTTCCATTAGGCCCCATGCCATTATAGTCAGCTTGATCCATTTGTTCTTTCAGTCGACCTTTCATTTCGTCCCACTCATCTGCACTGGCTCCATATGAAACAGAGATCAAGCAACTAAAGAAAATGATTTTAAGAATTTCTTTCATATTTATTCCCATGTTAATGTTATTCCATCTTTAATAACGCGTTAGCACTCAATATTAGTGCATTTGCAATAATTAGCTTAAAGAGAGAACATTGCAAGGGGTTTCGGTATTCTGTTGCGCCCGCATTGAAATTAACTGAAATGATAATTTTCGACCATAAAAGAGTACCGCTTTGCTTATGGTTGGCTGTAAGTTTGGTATTTATAACCTCCGTTTGCGAGGGGGGCTTCCCCCATAAATGAATCCGTTTACTGAAGCTGTCGGTTTAGGTGAGACTATTTTTAATAGAATTATTACAGGGTGATGATATAGCCCCTCCGTTTTTTAGTACCACTTCCAGTTAGGATCTCCGGCCAGCTTTTGCCTCGCGTAAATAACGGGAGACATCCCACCCAGTGAACTGTGCGGGCGTTCTTCGTTATATTCACTACGCCACTGTTCAGTTAAAATCCGAACTTCTGATAGCGAGCAGAACAAATACATATCCGGTATTTCTGTTCGCAGCGTTTTATTAAACCGTTCGATAAAGCCGTTCTGCATTGGCCTGCCTGGCTGAATAAAATCGAGTATTATGCCGTGAAGTTCTGCCCATTCGGCTAACGCTGCCGCTGTGAACTCCGGGCCGTTATCGCTGCGAATACAAACCGGATAACCTCTTTCTTCGCTCAGACGTTCCATGATCCTACCCGCCAATAGTGGACACGCGACTAAGTGAGTAAACTCTCAAGCAAGAGGTGACTCATGACAAAACCAGCATCAACCAGCAAAAAGCCACGCAAACAACATACGCCTGAATTTCGCAACGAAGCCCTGAAACTTGCTGAGCGTATCGGTGTGGCTCCAGCTGCCCGTGAACTCCGTCTGTATGAATCGCAGCTTTATGCCTGGCGCAGCAAGCTCAAAAATGCACATTCCTCTTCTGAACGTGAGCAGGAAATGTCTGTTGAAATTGCCCGCCTTAAGCGGCAACTGGCGGAGCAGGCTGAGGAGCTGGCCATTCTCCAAAAGGCCGCGACATACTTCGCGAAGCGCCTGAAATGAAGTATGTCTTTATCGAAAAAAATCGGGCTGAGTTCAGTATCAAGGCCATGTGTCGTGTGCTTAGAATTGCCCGAAGCGGCTGGTATGTCTGGTGCCTGCGTCGCCATCAAATCAGCCCGCGCCAGCAGTTCCGCCTCATCTGCGATAAGGCCGTCGGTAAGGCATTTACTGAGGCAAAACAGCGTTATGGCGCACCTCGTCTTGCTGACGAGCTGCCGGAGTACAACATCAAAAACCATTGCCGCCAGCCTGCGACGTCAGGGGCTGCGGGCGAAAGCGGCCCGCAAGTTCAGTCCGGTCAGTTATCGTGAACACGGCCTGCCCGTGTCAGAGAACCTGCTGAAACAGGATTTTTACGCCAGCGGCGCAAACCAGAAGTGGGCAGGTGACATCACCTACTTACGTACAGATGAGGGCTGGCTGTATCTGGCGGTGGTCATTGACCTGTGGTCGCGTTCCGTCATTGGCTGGTCGATGTCGCCGCGTATGACCGCACAACTGGCCTGCGACGCACTGCAGATGGCGTTGTGGCGGCGAAAACGTCCTGAAAAAGTGATTGTTCACACTGACCGTGGTGGGCAGTACTGTTCATCGGATTATCAGAGCTTGCTGAAATGTCATAATCTGCGCGGGAGCATGAGCGCAAAAGGCTGCTGTTATGACAATGCCTGCGTGGAAAGCTTCTTTCATTCGCTGAAGGTGGAATGTATCCACGGAGAACGCTTTGCCAGCCGGGAAATAATGCGGACAACGGTGTTTAATTATATCGAGTGTGATTACAATCGGTGGCGTCGTCACAGTGCCTGTGGCGGCCTTAGTCCTGAACAATTTGAAAACCAGAACCTCGCTTAGGGCTGTGTCCACATTACGTGGGTAGGATCANCAGAACCCAGCAGGTATGTTTAAATCAACATCAATTGCCAGTGCCTCCCGGTTAAAATCCTCCACTACGTTGAACAGACGGAACCTCCGCCCATCCGTCAGGGCATCGCTCATAAAATCAACTGACCAGCAATGATTCATATTAACCGGAACAGTAAGAGGCTGTGGATGTCGGTTGGGTAAGCGTTTTTGCCCTTGCGGCGGAAGTTTAGCTTTAGCAGGCGATACACCCGGTAAACCCGCTTCGCATTCCACTGCATCCCTGACTGACGTAACTTCCTGAACATCAGGCCAAAACCATACGCCGGATACCGCTCCGCCAGTTTTTGTAATGCCTCGATCACGGGCATGTCCGGTGTCGTGTCAGGGCAGTAATGTAAAAGGCTTCGGCTGATCCCGACGATCCGGCACCCGCGCCGTTCGCTGGTCTGATGCTCCGTCATAACATAACGCACCAGCTCACGTTTTTCGGGTACCGTTAAAGTTTTTTTGCCACAACATCCTTAAGGATTTCGTGATCCAGGCTCAGTGAAGCGTACATTTGTTTTAAACGGCGATTTTCCTCTTCTGACTCTTTCATTCGTTTGATATCAGAAGATTCCATGCCGCCATATTTTGCTTTCCAGTTGTAATAGCTGGCTTCTGAAACACCATTTTCACGGCAGACATCTTTCACATGCCGGCCCCCTTCAACCTCTTTAAGAACCCGCAGGATCTGAGATTCAGTGAAACGCGCTTTCTTCATGATGAGCCTCCATTGGTTGTATTTTAACCAGATAACTTTATCAGGCGGTAAGACTAAATTCAGGGGGGACTACATTTGGGCTTGAATCCAAGGGCAGCAAAGTTATCCAGCATAGACTTTTAGACCAATCATATGTAAAATTAATGAATTGAAATCAAAGGGATGATGGCTATAAGTACCAGAAAAGAGATTAAGTATGGTTCCCAATTTGATCGCCTTACAGGCGGTATCGTCTACACAGAAGTTCTGGGCTGGGTAGATATGGGACATGCAAGGGGTGATGACATAGCTACCCTCAAACGCCAGTTCATGGATGGTGAACGAAGCGGTAAAGACTATTACACCGTGATCTATCGTCAGGACATGAGGGTCGCTCGCTTTGGAACTTCATTTGGTGTCGGTAAGTTCACTCGCTGGGATATAAAATGTGGCAGAAGTAATGATGAGGTTAATCGCATCATGCTGGCAATGATGATGACTACCGCATCAAAGTTTGAAAATCTGGACCCTGTAAANAATTCTGTGTAACTGCCACCGTATTAAANGTGATCGCTCAGGCGNTCACCGAACTCGATAATAAAACGGCTCATTGCCAGCCGCCAGTTCTGGATCGGCATATTCCATTTTTTTGACGCATCCTNGATCGCCAGATAAATCACTTTCCGCACCGAGTCGTCTGTCGGGAATACCTTTCGTTTTTTAATAGCTGCACGGATAACGCTGTTCAGCGACTCAATGGCATTCGTGGTGTAGATTGCTTTGCGGATATCGGNCGGATAGCCGAAGAACGTATTAAGATTTTCCCAGTGTGTGCGCCAGCTCTTACTGATTTGCGGGTATTTCTCGTCCCAGATGCCNGCAAACTTATCCAGCGCCATCAGCGCCGCCTCTTCTGTCGGAGCCTGATACACCNTTTTCAGCCCGCCGGTGACGGCTTTGTAGTCCTTCCACGACACGTATTTCAGGCTGTTGCGCACCATATGAATAATACACAGCTGGATATTTGTCTGAGGATAAACGCTGTTTATCGCATCCGGGAAGCCCTTCAGTCCGTCCACACAGGCAATCAGGATGTCCTGAAGGCCCCGNTTTTTAAGCTCTGTCAGCACGCTGAGCCAGAACTTCGCGCCTTCGTTTTCTGCCAGCCACATGCCCAACAGCTCTTTCTGGCCTTCGGTATTAATGCCCAGAGCAAGGAAGACGGCTTTGTTAATCACGCTGCCACCGTGACGAACCTTGACCACAATACAGTCAAGATAAACGATGGGATACAGCGCATCCAGAGGCCGGGTTTGCCACTCTGCGACCTGCTCTTTGACCGCGTCGGTGACTTTGGATATCAGCGTGGGCGACACGTCAGCATCGTACATTTCCCTGAACGTGGCGACGATTTCCCGCGTGGTCATTCCTTTGGCGTACAG contains:
- a CDS encoding IS3 family transposase, which translates into the protein MAHLVLLTSCRSTTSKTIAASLRRQGLRAKAARKFSPVSYREHGLPVSENLLKQDFYASGANQKWAGDITYLRTDEGWLYLAVVIDLWSRSVIGWSMSPRMTAQLACDALQMALWRRKRPEKVIVHTDRGGQYCSSDYQSLLKCHNLRGSMSAKGCCYDNACVESFFHSLKVECIHGERFASREIMRTTVFNYIECDYNRWRRHSACGGLSPEQFENQNLA
- a CDS encoding transposase, whose product is MTKPASTSKKPRKQHTPEFRNEALKLAERIGVAPAARELRLYESQLYAWRSKLKNAHSSSEREQEMSVEIARLKRQLAEQAEELAILQKAATYFAKRLK
- a CDS encoding IS256 family transposase, giving the protein MDEKKLKALAAELAKGLKTEAXLNAFSRMLTKLTVETALNAELTEHPGHEKNAPKAGSNTRNGYSSKTXLCDDGEIELSTPRDRENTXQPQLIKKSQTRITQMDSQILSLYAKGMTTREIVATFREMYDADVSPTLISKVTDAVKEQVAEWQTRPLDALYPIVYLDCIVVKVRHGGSVINKAVFLALGINTEGQKELLGMWLAENEGAKFWLSVLTELKXRGLQDILIACVDGLKGFPDAINSVYPQTNIQLCIIHMVRNSLKYVSWKDYKAVTGGLKXVYQAPTEEAALMALDKFAGIWDEKYPQISKSWRTHWENLNTFFGYPXDIRKAIYTTNAIESLNSVIRAAIKKRKVFPTDDSVRKVIYLAIXDASKKWNMPIQNWRLAMSRFIIEFGXRLSDHX